In Flavobacterium sp. N3904, one DNA window encodes the following:
- the gldA gene encoding gliding motility-associated ABC transporter ATP-binding subunit GldA: protein MSIEVKNISKSYGAQKALDNISFAVKKGEIVGFLGPNGAGKSTLMKILTTYINADSGVAIVNSFDVNTQEKSVQLSIGYLPEHNPLYLDLYVREYLAFNADVYKVEKSRIEEVIQITGLQTGSHKKIGQLSKGYRQRVGLANALLHNPDVLILDEPTTGLDPNQLVEIRNVIKNVGKDKTVFLSTHIMQEVEAICDRVIIIDKGKIVADKKLDNLISADKEQVIEVEFDLKVEENLIAQIPHLKSYKNIQGSSWELIFVSDKDMRPTVFDFAYDNGLKTLQLNQKNKNLEAMFREITK, encoded by the coding sequence ATGTCAATAGAAGTAAAAAACATTTCGAAAAGTTATGGCGCCCAAAAAGCATTAGACAACATTTCATTTGCTGTTAAAAAAGGAGAGATTGTTGGTTTTTTAGGGCCTAATGGCGCCGGAAAATCGACTTTGATGAAAATTTTGACGACTTATATTAACGCAGATTCTGGTGTTGCAATAGTGAATAGTTTTGATGTAAATACCCAAGAAAAATCAGTGCAGCTTTCTATTGGTTATTTACCAGAACACAACCCGTTGTATTTGGATTTGTATGTGAGAGAGTATTTGGCTTTTAATGCCGATGTTTATAAAGTAGAAAAATCAAGAATCGAAGAGGTAATTCAGATTACCGGTTTACAAACCGGAAGTCATAAAAAAATAGGACAATTGTCTAAAGGATATCGCCAACGTGTTGGATTGGCCAATGCCTTATTGCACAATCCAGATGTTTTGATACTAGACGAACCCACAACAGGATTGGATCCAAATCAATTGGTCGAAATCAGAAACGTGATTAAAAACGTCGGGAAAGACAAGACGGTTTTTCTTTCCACACACATTATGCAGGAAGTCGAAGCGATTTGCGACCGAGTAATCATAATCGACAAAGGAAAAATAGTTGCCGACAAAAAACTAGACAACTTAATCTCTGCCGATAAGGAACAAGTAATCGAAGTCGAATTTGATTTGAAAGTGGAAGAAAATCTTATTGCTCAAATTCCGCATTTAAAATCGTATAAAAACATTCAGGGCAGTTCTTGGGAATTAATTTTTGTTTCGGATAAAGATATGCGCCCAACCGTTTTTGATTTTGCTTACGACAATGGCTTAAAGACATTACAGCTCAATCAAAAGAACAAGAATTTGGAAGCTATGTTTAGGGAAATTACGAAGTAA
- a CDS encoding porin family protein, with protein MKKTLVILALAMISFANAQKGTVLVSGNMGFVSQKESTQSNDSKNKYVSFYPKVGYQFKDNWTLGIESGFSSAKNEYTSQESISKNFTAGAFVRYSKSLSPMFLLYADLGAGYQNRKVTDTYPLQPSSTFTLDGVYMNLTPGLFLNIKNNFGLNFGIGGLLYSDTKSNQTNGSNQYFYFNFGQSFTAGISKNF; from the coding sequence ATGAAAAAAACATTAGTAATTCTTGCTTTGGCTATGATAAGCTTTGCAAATGCTCAAAAAGGGACGGTTTTGGTATCAGGAAATATGGGATTTGTTTCCCAGAAAGAGTCTACTCAATCGAATGACTCCAAAAATAAATATGTCAGTTTTTACCCGAAAGTAGGATATCAGTTCAAGGATAATTGGACTCTTGGAATTGAATCTGGATTCTCATCTGCTAAAAATGAGTATACTAGTCAGGAAAGTATATCTAAAAACTTCACAGCAGGGGCTTTTGTTCGATATTCAAAATCATTAAGTCCAATGTTTTTATTATATGCGGATTTGGGAGCTGGTTACCAGAATCGTAAAGTAACTGATACTTATCCATTACAGCCTAGCTCAACATTTACACTTGATGGAGTTTATATGAATTTGACCCCTGGTTTATTTCTAAACATTAAAAATAATTTTGGATTGAATTTTGGTATTGGGGGCTTGTTATATTCCGATACAAAGAGTAATCAAACTAACGGGAGTAATCAATATTTTTATTTCAATTTTGGTCAATCGTTTACTGCAGGAATTTCAAAAAACTTTTAA
- a CDS encoding dicarboxylate/amino acid:cation symporter, translating to MGNYQSGSFLKNYSSILLLLGGIMVGSILGLVFGNGVEVIRPLGDIFLNLLFTAIIPLVFFTIASSIANLQKTEKLGKLFAIVLGVFLTTVIISAIIMLIGVLLFPIHQGITISKVALETIQESSTSSQITQLLTVNDFYEILSRKNMLALILFSFLIGFSTLRVGETGKDFARFLNSGNEVMKQLLHLIMKTAPVGLGAYFAYQVGIFGPQLFGAYAKPLALYYAVCAFYFIVFFSFYAFFAGGNQGLKLFWKNNITPAFTAVGTCSSIATIPANLEAAKQMNIPSHIRNLVIPLGAPLHKDGSSMSSIVKIAVLFALFGKDLTDPYTLITAIGITIIVSIVEGGIPNGGYIGEILAITVYGFPMEQALPAAMIIGTLVDPIATLLNANGDLICAMVVTRISEGKKWISQSNI from the coding sequence ATGGGAAATTATCAATCGGGCAGTTTCTTGAAAAATTACAGCAGTATTCTATTACTTCTTGGTGGAATAATGGTAGGTAGCATATTAGGTTTGGTTTTTGGAAATGGAGTTGAAGTCATAAGACCATTAGGCGATATCTTTCTGAATTTGCTTTTCACGGCGATCATTCCTCTAGTGTTTTTCACCATTGCTTCCTCCATCGCCAATTTGCAAAAAACCGAAAAACTGGGCAAACTATTTGCGATAGTTTTGGGAGTATTTCTAACAACTGTGATTATTTCGGCCATTATCATGCTGATTGGGGTTTTGCTTTTTCCCATTCATCAGGGAATAACAATCTCAAAAGTAGCCTTAGAAACCATTCAGGAAAGCAGCACGAGTTCTCAAATCACGCAACTTTTAACGGTAAATGATTTCTATGAAATATTATCTCGAAAAAATATGCTGGCACTTATATTGTTTTCTTTTCTAATCGGTTTTTCAACTTTGCGTGTAGGCGAAACCGGAAAAGATTTTGCTCGATTCCTGAATTCGGGTAACGAAGTGATGAAACAATTACTTCATCTCATTATGAAAACGGCACCTGTCGGTCTTGGCGCTTATTTTGCGTATCAAGTCGGAATCTTCGGGCCACAATTATTTGGTGCTTATGCCAAACCGTTGGCACTTTATTATGCTGTTTGTGCTTTTTATTTCATTGTATTTTTTAGTTTTTATGCTTTTTTCGCTGGCGGAAATCAAGGACTTAAGCTGTTTTGGAAAAACAACATCACACCGGCATTTACCGCCGTAGGAACTTGCAGTAGCATCGCAACTATTCCAGCCAATCTCGAAGCGGCAAAGCAAATGAATATTCCAAGCCACATACGTAATCTTGTAATTCCGCTTGGAGCGCCTTTGCACAAAGATGGTTCCAGTATGTCGTCGATTGTCAAAATTGCAGTTCTTTTTGCGCTGTTTGGCAAAGATTTAACGGATCCCTATACCCTAATTACAGCAATCGGTATCACTATAATAGTATCGATAGTCGAAGGTGGTATTCCAAACGGTGGTTATATAGGAGAGATTCTGGCCATAACGGTGTATGGATTCCCGATGGAACAAGCCTTGCCTGCCGCCATGATTATAGGGACCTTAGTCGATCCCATCGCCACTTTGCTAAATGCCAATGGTGATTTAATTTGTGCAATGGTAGTCACCCGAATCTCCGAAGGCAAGAAATGGATTTCCCAAAGTAACATCTAA
- a CDS encoding prephenate dehydratase: MRTKIAIQGIKGSFHHQVAQDYFYQNVEVDECLSFEELVASLLSGKSDQAVMAIENSIAGPIIPNYALIDKNNLHIIGEHYLDIHQNLMALKGQKIEDIQEVHSHPMALLQCMEFLKKYPNIKLVEDKDTAETARRIHEKQLTGIAAIASKTASEMYDLEILAPEIQTINNNMTRFVIIKKENSFVAEEEINRASIKFELDHKRGSLAAVLNVMSDCKLNLTKIQSLPKIETPWKYSFFVDVTFDKYEDYAKSKALLTIMAEYFKVLGEYKNTKP, from the coding sequence ATGAGAACGAAAATTGCAATACAAGGAATTAAAGGATCTTTCCACCATCAAGTGGCTCAAGACTATTTTTATCAAAATGTAGAAGTGGATGAATGTCTGTCTTTTGAGGAATTGGTAGCTAGTTTATTGTCGGGAAAATCAGATCAGGCAGTAATGGCTATAGAAAATTCTATCGCTGGACCGATCATTCCAAATTATGCGTTGATTGACAAAAACAATCTACACATTATTGGGGAGCACTATTTGGATATTCACCAAAATTTAATGGCACTCAAAGGTCAAAAGATTGAAGATATTCAGGAAGTACATTCCCATCCGATGGCTTTGTTGCAATGTATGGAATTCTTGAAAAAATATCCAAATATAAAACTGGTTGAGGACAAGGATACTGCCGAAACAGCTAGAAGAATTCACGAAAAACAGCTAACGGGAATTGCAGCTATTGCCAGCAAAACAGCTTCCGAAATGTATGATTTGGAAATCTTGGCACCAGAAATCCAGACAATAAACAATAACATGACACGCTTTGTTATTATTAAAAAAGAGAATTCGTTTGTAGCTGAAGAAGAAATCAATAGAGCATCCATCAAATTCGAGTTGGATCACAAACGAGGTAGTCTGGCAGCGGTGCTAAATGTGATGAGCGATTGCAAATTGAATTTGACCAAAATACAATCATTACCAAAAATTGAAACACCTTGGAAATATTCTTTTTTTGTGGATGTTACCTTCGATAAATATGAGGATTACGCCAAGTCCAAAGCATTGTTAACGATAATGGCCGAATATTTTAAAGTATTGGGAGAATACAAAAACACCAAACCATAA
- a CDS encoding pyridoxal phosphate-dependent aminotransferase has translation MITTAKRLDIIEEYYFSSKLREVRQLASEGKPIINMGIGSPDLKPSQAVIDAVVSAMQDENAHQYQSYQGLPELRKGMADFYQNNYGVVLDSNVEILPLIGSKEGIMHISMAFLNEGDHVLIPNPGYPTYSSVTNLVGAVPVYYDLKEVNNWEPDFEALEKLDLSKVKIMWIGYPHMPTGARGSLELFAKLVAFAKKHSILLVNDNPYSFVLNDKPMSLLQVEVAKDVALELNSLSKTFNMAGWRVGMVLGNATLIDAVLKVKSNMDSGMFYGIQKGAVEALKSDQSWFDSMNAVYTKRRVLTEKLAEKLGCEVYAAGVGLFVWAKLPDGITSAEDFIDKILYEKSIFITPGTIFGSNGEGYIRFALCVKEEKIQEAIDRF, from the coding sequence ATGATTACAACAGCAAAACGTCTCGATATCATTGAAGAATACTACTTCTCCTCCAAGTTGAGAGAAGTGAGACAACTGGCCTCAGAAGGGAAACCGATTATCAATATGGGAATTGGAAGTCCGGATTTAAAACCATCACAAGCAGTTATTGACGCTGTGGTTTCGGCAATGCAAGACGAAAATGCTCATCAATATCAAAGTTACCAAGGATTGCCGGAACTTAGAAAAGGAATGGCAGATTTTTATCAAAACAACTACGGAGTTGTCTTAGATTCTAATGTGGAGATTTTACCTTTAATAGGTTCGAAAGAAGGGATTATGCATATTTCTATGGCTTTCCTGAATGAAGGAGATCACGTTTTGATTCCGAATCCAGGTTATCCGACTTATAGTTCAGTGACAAATTTGGTTGGAGCCGTGCCGGTTTATTATGATTTGAAAGAAGTGAATAATTGGGAACCTGATTTTGAAGCTTTAGAAAAACTGGATTTATCAAAAGTAAAAATCATGTGGATTGGTTATCCGCACATGCCTACAGGAGCAAGAGGAAGTTTGGAGTTGTTTGCAAAATTGGTGGCTTTTGCCAAAAAACACAGCATATTGTTAGTCAACGACAATCCGTATAGTTTTGTTTTGAATGATAAACCAATGAGTTTATTGCAGGTGGAAGTAGCCAAAGATGTGGCATTGGAATTGAACTCTTTGAGTAAAACGTTCAACATGGCAGGATGGAGAGTTGGAATGGTCTTGGGAAATGCAACGCTTATTGACGCTGTTCTTAAAGTAAAAAGCAATATGGATAGCGGAATGTTTTACGGAATTCAAAAAGGGGCCGTTGAAGCTTTGAAAAGCGACCAATCTTGGTTTGACTCGATGAATGCCGTTTACACAAAGCGTCGTGTGTTGACAGAAAAATTGGCAGAGAAATTAGGATGCGAAGTGTACGCAGCAGGTGTTGGACTATTTGTTTGGGCGAAATTACCTGACGGAATAACATCGGCAGAGGATTTTATCGATAAAATATTATACGAGAAATCTATTTTTATCACTCCAGGAACTATTTTTGGAAGTAATGGAGAAGGTTACATTCGATTTGCACTTTGTGTAAAAGAAGAAAAAATACAAGAAGCAATTGATAGATTTTAG
- a CDS encoding prephenate dehydrogenase, translated as MNIYVIGIGLIGGSIALDSKALYPHTKIFGIDSNEDHIKEAIALGVVDEGAVFEDLAKADFVIVSVPVDVAITLLPKVLDIIPDTTIVFDVGSTKTPICEAVANHPKRRNFIATHPIAGTEFSGPSAAIRGLFEGKTNIICEVEKTAFKLQEKALWLFNAVGMRIRYMDPKSHDKHIAYVSHLSHISSFMLGKTVVNKEKDEQDIFDMAGSGFESTVRLAKSSPAMWTPIFKQNKKHVVKTLEEYIANLSKFKELLEKDDYDAIYNEMQSVNKIKEILNGMKK; from the coding sequence ATGAACATATACGTAATTGGAATTGGATTAATTGGAGGATCAATAGCATTAGACTCAAAAGCATTATATCCACACACCAAAATTTTTGGGATAGATAGCAATGAAGACCACATCAAAGAGGCAATTGCTCTTGGTGTAGTTGATGAAGGAGCTGTTTTTGAAGATTTGGCTAAAGCTGATTTTGTAATTGTTTCCGTTCCTGTCGATGTAGCGATCACGCTTTTGCCAAAAGTATTGGATATTATTCCTGATACAACAATTGTTTTTGATGTTGGTTCAACCAAAACACCTATTTGCGAAGCGGTTGCCAATCATCCGAAAAGGAGAAATTTTATTGCTACGCATCCTATTGCGGGTACGGAATTTTCGGGACCATCGGCAGCAATAAGAGGATTGTTTGAAGGAAAGACAAATATTATTTGCGAAGTCGAGAAAACAGCTTTCAAATTGCAGGAAAAAGCATTATGGTTGTTTAATGCAGTGGGAATGAGAATTCGATATATGGATCCGAAATCGCATGATAAACACATTGCTTATGTGTCTCATTTGTCGCACATTAGTTCGTTTATGCTTGGTAAAACAGTAGTGAATAAGGAGAAAGACGAACAGGATATTTTTGACATGGCAGGTTCCGGTTTTGAAAGCACCGTTCGTTTGGCCAAAAGTTCTCCGGCAATGTGGACACCTATTTTTAAACAAAACAAAAAGCATGTTGTAAAAACATTGGAAGAATATATTGCCAATTTATCCAAATTTAAGGAGTTATTGGAAAAAGATGATTATGATGCAATTTATAACGAAATGCAAAGTGTCAATAAAATAAAAGAGATTTTAAACGGAATGAAGAAGTAG
- a CDS encoding bifunctional 3-deoxy-7-phosphoheptulonate synthase/chorismate mutase type II encodes MENKKEMRNWLNEFNLTHPFVIAGPCSAETEEQVLKIAHELKDSDVSVFRAGIWKPRTRPGGFEGVGEIGLKWLKKAKAETGLLMGTEVATAAHCKLALENDIDVLWVGARTTANPFAVQEIADTLKGTDKIVLIKNPVNPDMALWLGGVERLYAAGIKNLGVIHRGFSTYEKTKYRNIPEWQIAIELQNKFPDLPLIIDPSHITGNRDMILEVTQEALDLNYDGMIIETHNDPDNAWSDAAQQVTPDALKQIFKDLKVRKVSGDTDDFTNKMTKLRANIDVLDANLLDLLGKRMKVADEIGQVKKDNNVAILQNNRWNEIQEKMVAEGAKKGLTEEFIVRLFKDIHQESIGHQEKVLNS; translated from the coding sequence ATGGAAAACAAGAAAGAAATGAGAAATTGGTTGAACGAATTCAATTTGACTCACCCATTTGTAATTGCAGGACCTTGTAGTGCTGAAACCGAAGAGCAAGTTTTGAAAATTGCTCATGAATTGAAAGATTCAGATGTAAGTGTTTTTAGAGCAGGAATTTGGAAACCAAGAACGCGTCCAGGAGGATTTGAAGGTGTTGGAGAAATTGGATTGAAATGGTTGAAAAAAGCCAAAGCAGAAACAGGTTTGCTTATGGGAACTGAGGTAGCTACTGCTGCACACTGTAAATTGGCTTTGGAAAATGATATTGATGTTTTATGGGTTGGAGCTCGTACAACTGCAAATCCGTTTGCGGTTCAGGAAATTGCCGATACATTAAAAGGAACAGATAAAATAGTTTTGATTAAAAACCCAGTAAATCCAGATATGGCTTTGTGGTTGGGTGGTGTAGAACGTTTGTATGCTGCCGGAATCAAAAACTTAGGAGTTATTCACAGAGGTTTTTCTACGTATGAAAAAACAAAATACAGAAACATTCCGGAATGGCAAATTGCAATCGAATTGCAAAACAAATTTCCCGATTTGCCTTTGATTATTGATCCTTCACATATTACAGGAAACCGTGATATGATCCTTGAAGTAACTCAAGAAGCATTGGATTTAAATTATGATGGTATGATTATCGAAACACATAATGATCCGGACAATGCTTGGAGCGATGCCGCCCAACAAGTAACTCCAGACGCTTTGAAACAAATTTTCAAAGATTTGAAAGTAAGAAAAGTGAGTGGTGATACCGATGATTTTACTAATAAAATGACCAAATTAAGAGCAAATATCGATGTTCTTGATGCTAATCTATTAGACTTACTAGGAAAAAGAATGAAAGTAGCTGACGAAATTGGTCAAGTGAAAAAAGACAATAATGTGGCTATTCTTCAAAACAACCGTTGGAACGAAATTCAGGAAAAAATGGTTGCCGAAGGTGCCAAAAAAGGACTGACAGAAGAATTTATCGTTAGATTATTCAAGGACATTCACCAAGAAAGTATCGGTCATCAAGAAAAAGTCTTGAATTCGTAA